From a region of the Pseudanabaena sp. ABRG5-3 genome:
- a CDS encoding DEAD/DEAH box helicase, translated as MSELRDYQKRVIDEIYATWRMGKRAILLAMPTGSGKTRTFSELAKHFYDRHQRVLLLVHREELLWQAKNTLEKTLRSPVGIIKAEQPMHLEHPVQCASVQTLVKRLEKQEIDLGAIALVIVDEAHLSLAPSYLKILSYFPEALILGVTATPSRLDGRGFDRLYEALVVGPSVSELIWRGFLADYDVLAPESFLPTEEGIRIAGGDFNSADLAERIDRRYVAGCAVDAYLRHAHSKRCVVFAINLDHSKAIAERYRSAGIAAEHIDGETVPKERQAILERFRSGETNVLCNVNLFTEGFDVPEIEVIQLCRPTKSVALHLQMLGRGLRPKGGRKALVIDHAGNCLRLGGAKAERNWTLQGLAEEVPELEPVSEVFAEQPIPIIAKTPIDLPNFPKRRVEIYETDADFYNIPTHTELETHLAQQTYRQPTQSSPIANRLPRSPLESPQTQPRQATPNRKVANRPSRKVSSTGRSSRPTRQLSPLQKVSKAAIELAEMLENILVWVWRSWFPPKRQKIDVSRKYKRQ; from the coding sequence ATGTCGGAGTTACGAGACTATCAAAAACGGGTCATCGACGAGATTTATGCAACTTGGCGAATGGGCAAGCGGGCGATCTTGTTAGCCATGCCCACAGGCTCAGGTAAAACCCGCACCTTTAGCGAACTCGCCAAACATTTTTACGATCGCCATCAGCGTGTTCTCCTATTAGTTCATCGAGAAGAACTGCTCTGGCAAGCGAAAAACACCTTAGAAAAAACTTTGCGATCGCCTGTTGGCATCATCAAAGCCGAGCAGCCCATGCACCTAGAGCATCCTGTGCAATGTGCCTCCGTGCAAACCTTAGTGAAACGCCTTGAAAAACAAGAAATAGATTTAGGTGCGATCGCTCTCGTGATTGTTGACGAAGCTCACCTTTCCCTTGCCCCAAGTTATTTAAAAATTTTGAGTTACTTTCCCGAAGCTTTGATTTTGGGCGTAACAGCTACACCTTCGAGACTGGATGGTAGAGGATTCGATCGCCTTTACGAAGCATTGGTCGTTGGCCCCTCCGTATCCGAATTAATTTGGCGCGGATTTCTCGCCGATTATGATGTGCTTGCTCCCGAAAGCTTTTTACCTACCGAAGAAGGGATTCGGATTGCAGGGGGTGATTTTAATTCAGCCGACTTAGCAGAGCGCATTGATCGTCGCTATGTAGCTGGTTGTGCTGTCGATGCATATTTGCGTCATGCCCACTCAAAGCGCTGTGTGGTATTTGCGATTAATTTAGACCATTCCAAAGCGATCGCCGAACGCTACCGAAGCGCAGGTATTGCCGCCGAACATATCGATGGTGAAACTGTCCCCAAAGAGCGTCAAGCGATCCTCGAACGCTTTCGTTCTGGCGAAACTAACGTGCTCTGCAATGTCAATTTGTTCACTGAAGGCTTTGATGTTCCCGAAATCGAAGTAATTCAGCTTTGTCGCCCCACTAAGTCAGTGGCTCTGCATTTGCAAATGCTCGGTCGAGGCTTACGTCCCAAAGGTGGACGCAAAGCATTAGTTATCGATCACGCAGGTAACTGTTTACGTTTAGGTGGAGCCAAGGCAGAACGGAATTGGACATTGCAGGGACTAGCAGAAGAAGTTCCTGAACTAGAACCAGTTTCAGAAGTCTTTGCCGAACAACCTATCCCCATTATTGCAAAAACACCAATCGACTTACCCAATTTTCCCAAGCGTCGTGTCGAGATTTATGAAACCGATGCCGATTTCTATAACATCCCCACCCATACCGAACTTGAAACCCATCTGGCTCAACAAACCTATCGTCAACCTACTCAATCAAGCCCTATTGCAAATAGATTGCCGCGATCTCCATTAGAATCTCCTCAAACCCAGCCACGTCAGGCGACTCCAAACCGCAAGGTTGCTAATCGTCCATCTCGAAAGGTATCCTCAACAGGTCGATCAAGCCGCCCAACCCGTCAATTATCACCTCTGCAAAAGGTAAGTAAAGCCGCGATCGAGCTAGCGGAAATGCTCGAAAATATTCTGGTTTGGGTTTGGCGATCGTGGTTTCCACCTAAGCGCCAAAAGATCGATGTCTCTCGTAAATACAAACGTCAGTAA
- a CDS encoding type II toxin-antitoxin system VapC family toxin codes for MDTYLVDTHALAWFIAADKRLSALAEHILNQAQEGEVQILIPTLVLAELTHIAEKGKVKVSVEEILQQINRGDGFMVVAFDFSVFQAMLSLPKEWDIHDRVIAATASYYQTTLITRDEMLRESSKIKTLWD; via the coding sequence ATGGATACTTATTTGGTTGATACTCATGCTCTAGCTTGGTTTATTGCCGCAGATAAGCGATTATCAGCTTTGGCTGAGCATATTCTTAATCAGGCACAAGAGGGTGAGGTTCAAATTCTAATTCCAACTTTAGTTTTAGCTGAACTTACTCATATTGCTGAAAAGGGGAAAGTAAAAGTCTCGGTTGAGGAGATTTTGCAACAAATTAATCGAGGAGATGGGTTTATGGTAGTGGCTTTTGATTTTTCTGTTTTTCAAGCGATGCTTTCTTTACCGAAAGAGTGGGATATTCATGATCGCGTTATTGCGGCGACGGCTAGTTATTATCAAACAACACTGATCACAAGAGATGAGATGTTGAGGGAGTCATCTAAAATCAAAACTCTCTGGGATTGA
- the carB gene encoding carbamoyl-phosphate synthase large subunit — translation MPRRNDIQKILLIGAGPIVIGQACEFDYSGTQACKVLRDEGYYVILVNSNPATIMTDPATADRTYIEPITPEVVAQIIEKERPDALLPTMGGQTALNTAVALAKNGVLEKYGVELIGAKLDAIEMAEDRKLFKEAMERIGVAMCPSGLGTTMEESRTIAQEIGTYPLIIRPAFTMGGTGGGIAYNQEEFEEICASGLEASPVSQILIERSLIGWKEYELEVMRDLADNVVIICSIENIDPMGIHTGDSITVAPAQTLTDKEYQRLRDYAIKIIREIGVETGGSNIQFSINPENGEVVVIEMNPRVSRSSALASKATGFPIAKFAAKLAVGYTLDEISNDITKKTPASFEPTIDYVVTKIPRFAFEKFPGSEPILTTQMKSVGEAMAIGRTFQESFQKALRSLEVGRFGFGGDREETLPDLDKIKYSLRTPNPDRIFSIRDGFLSGLSVQAIFELTNIDPWFLQKMREITDVELSIKGRKLDSILNDEMLETKRLGFSDRQIAYLTGTNEDAVRTYRKSLGVIPSYKTVDTCAAEFEALTPYHYSTYEEESEVLPSTKRKVMILGGGPNRIGQGIEFDYCCCHASYALRAAGFETIMVNSNPETVSTDYDTSDRLYFEPLTREDVLNIIEAENPEGVIIQFGGQTPLKLSVPLLRYLEENNSTTKIWGTSPDSIDTAEDRERFEAICQKLGILQPNNGLARSEEEAIAVAQRVSYPVVVRPSYVLGGRGMEVVYSDAELEDYMRRAIIIEPEHPVLIDQFLEGAIEVDVDAIADQLGNVTIGGIMEHIEEAGIHSGDSACSIPTFSLPPEVLKTIREWTISLAKALNVIGLMNIQYAVQLNNSNPKASKVFILEANPRASRTVPYVSKAINVPLVNYASRIMSGATLAELGLTEEVIPKHISIKEAVLPFAKFAGTDTILGPEMRSTGEVMGIDTEFGRAFAKAQIAAGTHLPLEGTVFLSVNDRDKSGIPAVAEAFVELGFKIVATEGTYKILRRNNIESKQVLKVHEGRPHIGDSMKNGQIQLIVNSPSGEEAKTDGKMIRRTALAYKIPVITTLAGAKAAIAAIRSLQSGAISVTALQDYA, via the coding sequence ATGCCCCGCCGTAATGACATCCAAAAGATTTTGTTGATTGGGGCTGGTCCGATCGTGATCGGGCAAGCCTGCGAATTTGACTATTCGGGAACCCAAGCCTGTAAGGTTCTACGGGACGAGGGCTATTACGTGATCCTAGTTAACTCCAATCCCGCTACGATCATGACCGATCCCGCCACAGCCGATCGCACCTATATTGAGCCAATTACCCCCGAAGTTGTTGCCCAAATTATTGAAAAAGAAAGACCTGATGCACTACTCCCCACAATGGGTGGACAGACAGCGCTAAATACTGCCGTAGCCCTCGCTAAGAATGGTGTTTTAGAAAAGTATGGCGTTGAACTAATCGGTGCAAAACTAGACGCGATCGAAATGGCAGAGGATCGCAAACTGTTTAAAGAGGCGATGGAACGGATCGGCGTTGCCATGTGTCCATCTGGCTTAGGGACGACCATGGAAGAATCCCGTACGATCGCCCAAGAAATCGGTACTTATCCCCTAATCATTCGTCCTGCCTTCACAATGGGCGGTACGGGCGGCGGGATCGCCTACAACCAAGAGGAGTTTGAAGAAATTTGTGCCTCTGGTCTCGAAGCAAGCCCTGTGTCGCAAATCCTAATCGAGCGATCGCTAATTGGTTGGAAAGAGTACGAGCTAGAGGTGATGCGCGATCTCGCCGATAACGTGGTGATCATTTGCAGCATTGAAAATATTGATCCGATGGGTATCCATACGGGTGACTCGATTACGGTTGCACCTGCTCAAACCCTGACGGATAAGGAATATCAGCGTCTACGGGACTACGCAATTAAGATCATTCGCGAGATCGGTGTTGAAACTGGCGGCTCGAATATCCAATTCTCGATCAATCCTGAAAATGGCGAAGTGGTCGTCATCGAGATGAATCCTCGCGTTTCTCGCAGTTCCGCCCTCGCATCGAAAGCTACAGGTTTCCCGATCGCTAAATTTGCGGCGAAATTAGCGGTCGGCTACACCCTTGATGAAATCTCTAACGATATCACCAAGAAAACCCCTGCAAGTTTCGAGCCTACCATCGATTATGTCGTTACCAAAATTCCGCGCTTTGCCTTCGAGAAATTCCCTGGATCTGAGCCAATTCTCACCACTCAAATGAAATCTGTCGGTGAAGCAATGGCAATCGGTCGCACCTTCCAAGAGTCATTCCAAAAAGCTTTGCGATCACTGGAAGTTGGTCGCTTTGGCTTTGGTGGTGATCGCGAAGAGACTCTGCCCGATCTCGACAAAATTAAATATAGTCTGCGGACTCCTAACCCTGATCGCATTTTCTCGATCCGTGACGGATTCCTCTCAGGGCTATCAGTTCAAGCCATTTTTGAGTTAACCAATATCGATCCTTGGTTCCTCCAAAAAATGCGTGAGATTACCGATGTAGAACTCTCGATCAAGGGTCGGAAGCTGGACAGCATTCTCAATGATGAGATGCTGGAAACGAAACGTCTGGGCTTTAGCGATCGCCAAATCGCCTATCTCACAGGCACAAACGAGGATGCAGTGCGTACCTATCGCAAATCCCTTGGGGTCATTCCCTCTTACAAAACCGTTGATACCTGTGCTGCTGAGTTTGAAGCCCTCACTCCCTATCACTACTCCACCTACGAAGAAGAATCGGAAGTTTTACCTTCGACTAAGCGCAAGGTGATGATTCTCGGTGGCGGTCCAAATCGGATTGGACAGGGGATTGAATTTGACTACTGTTGTTGTCATGCCAGCTATGCCTTACGCGCCGCAGGTTTTGAGACGATCATGGTTAACTCTAATCCTGAAACCGTTTCCACGGATTACGACACTAGCGATCGCCTCTATTTCGAGCCATTGACTCGCGAAGATGTGCTGAACATCATCGAAGCGGAAAATCCTGAAGGTGTGATCATTCAGTTTGGTGGACAAACGCCCCTCAAGCTTTCTGTGCCACTTTTGCGCTATTTAGAAGAGAATAATTCTACAACTAAGATTTGGGGAACTTCTCCCGATTCTATTGATACTGCCGAGGATCGGGAACGCTTTGAGGCAATCTGCCAAAAGTTGGGAATCTTGCAACCTAATAATGGCTTAGCCCGTTCCGAGGAAGAAGCGATCGCTGTGGCTCAGCGCGTCAGCTATCCCGTCGTCGTGCGTCCTAGCTATGTTCTGGGTGGTCGCGGGATGGAAGTGGTTTACTCCGATGCCGAGCTTGAAGACTATATGCGTCGTGCGATTATCATCGAGCCTGAACACCCCGTACTCATCGACCAATTCCTTGAAGGTGCGATCGAGGTGGATGTGGATGCGATCGCCGATCAACTTGGTAATGTCACCATCGGCGGGATCATGGAGCATATTGAAGAGGCAGGAATTCACTCAGGTGACTCCGCTTGTTCTATCCCCACATTCTCCTTACCACCAGAAGTTCTCAAGACGATTCGAGAATGGACAATTAGCCTCGCTAAAGCTCTAAACGTAATTGGCTTGATGAATATTCAATATGCGGTGCAGTTGAATAATAGCAATCCTAAGGCAAGCAAGGTCTTTATTCTTGAAGCCAATCCTCGTGCTTCACGCACCGTTCCCTATGTCAGTAAAGCAATTAACGTTCCCCTCGTGAACTATGCTTCGCGCATTATGTCTGGTGCAACTCTTGCCGAACTAGGTTTAACGGAAGAGGTAATTCCCAAGCATATCTCGATCAAGGAAGCGGTGCTACCCTTTGCCAAGTTTGCAGGAACCGATACGATTTTGGGCCCTGAAATGCGATCAACGGGCGAAGTTATGGGTATTGACACCGAGTTTGGTCGGGCCTTTGCGAAAGCACAAATTGCCGCAGGAACGCATTTACCACTAGAGGGAACTGTATTTCTCTCAGTCAACGATCGCGATAAAAGCGGTATTCCTGCCGTCGCCGAAGCCTTTGTTGAGCTTGGATTTAAAATCGTGGCAACTGAAGGAACCTATAAAATCCTCCGTCGCAACAATATCGAATCAAAGCAGGTTCTCAAAGTCCATGAAGGTCGTCCCCACATTGGCGACTCAATGAAAAATGGTCAAATTCAATTGATCGTTAATTCACCGAGCGGTGAGGAGGCAAAAACCGATGGCAAGATGATTCGCCGCACGGCTTTAGCCTACAAAATCCCTGTAATTACCACCCTTGCAGGGGCAAAAGCAGCGATCGCTGCCATTCGTTCTCTCCAATCTGGAGCAATTTCTGTAACCGCACTTCAAGATTATGCTTAG
- a CDS encoding (Fe-S)-binding protein, producing the protein MQVSDKPNSDNIATNLTNSPNSIFSETFDSKNPPSPELIDACVHCGFCLSTCPSYRVIGKETDSPRGRIYLMDGINEGDIPLSPAIAQHFDTCLGCLACVTTCPSGVQYDQLIEATRAQVDRNYPRSLPEQLLRKFIFATFPYPNRLRVLLAPLLAYQKLGVQKLLRSTGWLEKFLPEQVAAMESVLPELTADAFKDNLPEIIPAKGEKRYRVGMILGCVQRVFLPEVNNATVRVLTANGCEVVIPKLQGCCGALSHHQGQETQTLELAKQTIDVFADLNLDAVLINASGCGHTLKEYGHILKNDPHYAEKAQAFSGQVKDVQEFLDNVGLTAKLSPLQDAPLAIAYQDACHMLHGQKISLEPRRLLRQIPNVQLRESIDASLCCGSAGIYNILQPEVGHELGEMKVTNLTDTGAEVIASANVGCITQIRKHLKLQNKNVLLMHPMELLDYSIRGKKIR; encoded by the coding sequence ATGCAAGTTTCTGACAAGCCTAATTCTGACAATATAGCCACAAATTTGACTAATTCACCTAATTCAATTTTTTCTGAAACCTTTGACAGCAAAAATCCTCCAAGCCCTGAATTAATTGATGCTTGTGTGCATTGTGGCTTCTGCCTGTCCACTTGTCCTAGCTACAGAGTGATTGGCAAAGAGACGGATTCCCCAAGGGGTAGAATCTATTTGATGGATGGAATTAATGAAGGCGATATTCCTCTATCCCCAGCGATCGCGCAGCATTTTGATACTTGTTTAGGTTGCTTAGCCTGTGTGACCACTTGCCCCTCTGGTGTGCAGTATGATCAACTCATTGAGGCAACTCGCGCCCAAGTCGATAGAAATTATCCGCGATCGCTACCTGAGCAATTATTACGGAAGTTTATCTTTGCCACATTCCCCTACCCCAATCGTCTCCGCGTTCTGCTTGCCCCCCTACTGGCTTATCAGAAATTAGGTGTACAAAAACTATTGCGATCGACGGGTTGGCTAGAGAAGTTTCTGCCTGAGCAAGTTGCCGCTATGGAGTCGGTATTACCAGAACTAACCGCCGATGCTTTTAAAGATAATTTGCCCGAAATAATTCCTGCAAAGGGAGAAAAGCGCTATCGCGTAGGCATGATTTTAGGCTGTGTACAGCGTGTATTTTTGCCAGAGGTGAATAATGCGACGGTTCGCGTATTAACTGCCAATGGTTGCGAAGTTGTGATTCCTAAACTGCAAGGTTGTTGTGGTGCTTTGTCCCATCACCAAGGACAGGAGACACAAACCCTAGAATTAGCGAAACAAACTATCGATGTATTTGCAGATTTGAATTTGGATGCAGTGTTAATTAACGCATCAGGTTGTGGACATACACTGAAGGAATACGGACATATTCTCAAAAATGATCCTCACTATGCCGAAAAAGCGCAAGCATTCTCTGGTCAAGTTAAGGATGTGCAGGAGTTTCTAGATAATGTTGGTTTGACGGCAAAGTTATCACCGTTACAAGATGCACCTTTAGCGATCGCTTATCAAGATGCTTGCCACATGCTGCATGGACAAAAAATCAGCCTTGAACCTCGCCGCCTATTGCGTCAGATTCCCAATGTCCAGTTAAGGGAATCTATTGATGCTTCTCTTTGTTGTGGTAGTGCAGGAATTTATAATATTTTGCAACCAGAAGTGGGTCATGAGTTGGGCGAAATGAAGGTAACCAATCTCACGGATACTGGCGCAGAAGTAATTGCTTCAGCGAATGTGGGATGTATTACCCAAATTCGTAAGCATTTGAAGTTGCAGAATAAAAATGTTTTATTGATGCACCCAATGGAACTTTTAGATTATTCTATTCGCGGCAAAAAAATTCGATAG
- a CDS encoding FAD-binding oxidoreductase translates to MPTKLGCVCTDINLVRLTDNQLVALFTELLGNDQVIAFASLKSHLHDRIVQSLTPDSLPPACVIYPQSIDELSQAIALAYEHRLRVLPCGSATKLDWGGLVNRADVVISTAQLNQVIEHCVGDLTVTVQAGVKYQDLQAILAKEGQFLAIDPPYETDATIGGILATGSAGSLRHRYNSVRDMCLGLEFVRSDGEVVKAGGRVVKNVAGYDLMKLLTGSYGTLGIASTITFRLYPLPEFTQIALVTGEAVAIAQLQQQISKSVLTPTVCDLLSASVITKLGLGEGVGLVVQFSSLKVSVIEQGDRIASLAKALNLQVQIIDEISNFWRSLNNLIWQSELRNSAQSVSNHVVCKLGILPSSSVSLVEQCEKIFSNQECYLQIHAGSGLGLLRVENGQDIDEQLAQVRTIAESQSGFLTILEAPQNLKFNSILSDVWGYRGNARDLMVKIQQQFDPRGLFSPARLF, encoded by the coding sequence GTGCCAACTAAACTGGGATGTGTATGTACGGATATTAACCTTGTGAGACTTACAGATAATCAATTGGTTGCACTGTTTACAGAGCTTTTGGGAAATGATCAAGTTATCGCTTTTGCTAGCCTCAAATCCCATTTGCATGATCGAATCGTGCAGAGTCTTACACCTGATAGCCTCCCGCCTGCCTGTGTAATTTATCCCCAAAGTATTGATGAGCTATCTCAGGCGATCGCCTTAGCCTATGAACATCGATTACGAGTATTACCTTGCGGCAGTGCCACAAAATTAGACTGGGGTGGTTTGGTCAATCGAGCTGATGTGGTGATCAGTACAGCGCAGTTAAATCAAGTCATTGAGCATTGTGTGGGCGATCTGACGGTGACGGTGCAAGCGGGAGTGAAATATCAGGATTTACAAGCAATCTTAGCGAAGGAAGGACAATTTTTAGCGATCGATCCACCCTATGAGACAGATGCGACGATTGGGGGGATTTTAGCAACGGGTAGTGCAGGTTCCTTACGGCATCGTTATAACAGTGTGCGTGATATGTGCTTGGGTCTTGAGTTTGTACGCTCCGATGGGGAAGTGGTAAAGGCAGGGGGGCGCGTCGTAAAAAATGTGGCTGGCTATGACCTGATGAAATTATTAACAGGTTCCTATGGCACATTGGGCATTGCCTCAACGATTACCTTTAGACTCTATCCCTTACCAGAATTTACACAAATTGCTTTAGTAACGGGTGAAGCAGTCGCGATCGCCCAATTGCAGCAGCAAATTAGTAAATCCGTATTGACTCCAACAGTTTGCGATTTGTTATCAGCTTCAGTAATTACGAAATTAGGTTTAGGAGAAGGTGTTGGATTAGTGGTGCAATTCTCAAGCCTGAAAGTTAGTGTGATCGAACAAGGCGATCGCATTGCATCTCTTGCCAAAGCATTGAATCTACAAGTTCAGATTATCGATGAAATTTCTAATTTTTGGCGATCACTAAATAATCTAATTTGGCAAAGTGAACTTCGTAATTCGGCACAATCAGTAAGTAATCATGTTGTTTGTAAACTAGGTATCTTGCCATCGTCTAGTGTGTCGCTAGTTGAGCAATGCGAAAAAATTTTTAGCAATCAAGAATGTTATCTCCAAATTCATGCTGGTAGCGGTTTAGGACTGTTGCGAGTAGAAAATGGACAAGATATAGATGAACAGCTAGCACAAGTCAGAACTATTGCAGAATCTCAGAGTGGATTTTTGACGATTCTCGAAGCACCTCAAAATTTGAAATTTAACAGTATTTTGAGTGATGTTTGGGGATATAGAGGCAATGCTCGCGACCTGATGGTTAAAATTCAACAACAGTTTGATCCCAGAGGATTATTCAGCCCTGCGCGACTTTTTTGA
- a CDS encoding serine/threonine-protein kinase produces the protein MTKQNVVKALQIYLINHHLGFRSTVSYCVNPNCANPNNEPFAPNCATCGSNLKLRNRYRASRPLGKGGFGATFLAADEGLPGFPSCVVKQLRPNTQSPSVMKMARELFEREAYTLGKIGSHPQIPRLLDYFEEDGNFYLVQEFVDGETLKQEFERRGAFSEIEIRKVLAEIFPALGFMHQNGVIHRDIKPANIMRRKQDGQLVLIDFGAVSSQLNKPSADDDPSGLLTNFAIGTPGFAPPEQMAMRPVYSSDLYATAMSCLYLMTGRSPKDLPHDPYTGEINWKSQVKLSDRMRFVFEKLLQQSVSQRFRSAEEALKALESGGITEEAPKTVAPVVTNNVSSAPSSVSMRAANTPMPNSRIQTPKYGSGTQGTQWDNSGMLTAGNTRASRLSGELKGGRKVIVEYSQGKRNFANQDYSKAAFGSATLSGIVMSRSKLVEADFCHSDLVGASFQGANLSQAKLNSANLREAKMQRAILIKSDLGSASMILADLREANLQSAYMSKADLSGANLSGANLKGAYLSQANLNGTNLCGADLKGAKISDEQLAQAKTNWGTIRPDGSKRLF, from the coding sequence ATGACAAAGCAAAATGTCGTTAAAGCCTTACAGATTTATTTGATCAACCATCACTTGGGCTTTCGATCAACCGTGAGTTATTGCGTTAATCCGAACTGTGCTAATCCAAATAATGAACCATTCGCTCCTAATTGCGCGACCTGTGGTTCTAATTTAAAGCTGCGAAATCGTTATCGAGCAAGTCGTCCACTGGGTAAGGGTGGATTTGGCGCAACATTTCTTGCTGCCGACGAAGGACTTCCTGGATTTCCCTCCTGTGTAGTCAAGCAATTACGTCCAAATACCCAATCCCCTAGTGTGATGAAAATGGCAAGGGAATTATTTGAGCGTGAAGCCTATACCCTTGGCAAGATCGGTAGTCATCCCCAAATCCCCCGTTTACTAGATTATTTTGAAGAAGATGGTAATTTTTACCTAGTTCAAGAATTTGTCGATGGGGAAACTTTAAAACAAGAATTTGAACGTCGTGGAGCCTTTAGCGAAATTGAAATTCGGAAAGTGCTTGCAGAAATTTTTCCAGCCCTTGGTTTCATGCACCAAAATGGAGTAATCCACCGTGACATTAAGCCTGCCAATATAATGCGTCGCAAACAGGATGGTCAGTTGGTGCTAATTGACTTTGGTGCAGTGTCTAGCCAACTAAATAAACCTTCCGCAGATGATGATCCCAGTGGCTTATTAACCAATTTTGCGATCGGGACTCCAGGGTTTGCGCCACCAGAACAGATGGCAATGCGTCCTGTCTATTCTAGTGATTTGTATGCGACAGCGATGAGTTGTCTGTACTTAATGACAGGGCGATCGCCTAAGGACTTACCCCATGATCCTTATACAGGAGAGATTAATTGGAAATCTCAAGTTAAACTCAGCGATCGCATGAGATTTGTGTTTGAGAAACTGCTGCAACAATCAGTATCTCAACGTTTCCGCTCTGCTGAAGAAGCATTGAAAGCATTGGAATCTGGTGGTATCACCGAAGAAGCGCCAAAAACTGTTGCTCCAGTGGTTACTAACAATGTGTCGTCTGCGCCCTCATCGGTAAGTATGAGGGCTGCTAACACACCAATGCCCAACTCGCGTATTCAAACACCAAAGTACGGCAGTGGCACACAGGGAACGCAATGGGATAATAGCGGTATGCTCACAGCAGGCAATACCCGTGCTAGTCGTCTCAGTGGTGAACTCAAAGGTGGACGCAAAGTCATTGTTGAATATAGTCAAGGCAAACGTAACTTTGCAAACCAAGACTATTCTAAGGCTGCCTTTGGTAGTGCAACCCTTTCAGGGATTGTAATGAGCCGATCCAAGTTAGTTGAGGCAGATTTTTGCCATAGCGATTTAGTAGGTGCAAGCTTCCAAGGCGCAAACCTATCTCAGGCAAAACTCAATAGTGCGAATTTACGAGAAGCAAAAATGCAACGTGCCATCTTGATTAAGTCGGATCTTGGTAGTGCTTCGATGATCTTGGCGGATCTGCGTGAAGCTAATTTACAATCAGCCTATATGAGCAAAGCTGACTTATCGGGAGCAAATCTAAGCGGGGCAAACTTAAAGGGAGCCTATCTTAGCCAAGCAAATCTCAATGGCACAAATCTTTGTGGAGCAGATTTAAAGGGGGCAAAAATCTCCGATGAGCAGCTAGCTCAGGCAAAAACTAATTGGGGGACAATTCGCCCTGATGGTAGTAAGCGCTTATTTTAA
- a CDS encoding Ycf66 family protein, translating into MINIGGNPLMILLAIVAALGGVGLYFVRNFRPELARDHDIFFSAIALVYGIILLAFNFRMEITTQLAQVLVVGFAGWFAVESLVLRQALANQARRAPSSPLVDDEEPIGSDYRVEIDPTREIAPRRDRDSARRMRGSISNSAEASELRGDTTDERRSRRPKRSTGNSSSDSVIDIDESDIRPVSPKRRPRPSGDNANGDRPRNRNSETDGFTNSEPSSKDNVTSGRRRRPSTRPSYPNTEISDTDDF; encoded by the coding sequence ATGATCAACATCGGTGGCAACCCGCTAATGATTCTTTTGGCAATCGTTGCCGCTTTAGGAGGTGTGGGTTTATATTTTGTGCGAAATTTTCGACCCGAATTAGCCCGCGACCATGACATATTTTTCTCAGCGATCGCTTTGGTTTATGGGATTATTCTGCTAGCTTTTAATTTTCGGATGGAAATTACTACTCAGCTAGCACAGGTTCTGGTAGTCGGATTTGCTGGTTGGTTCGCAGTGGAATCTTTAGTACTGCGTCAAGCTTTAGCTAATCAGGCACGTAGAGCGCCATCCAGCCCATTGGTTGATGACGAAGAACCCATTGGATCTGACTATCGAGTGGAAATTGATCCCACTCGCGAAATTGCTCCCCGTCGTGATCGCGATTCTGCACGACGGATGCGTGGTTCTATCTCCAATAGTGCAGAAGCCAGTGAACTTAGGGGAGATACTACCGATGAGCGTCGGTCACGTCGCCCTAAACGGAGTACTGGTAATAGTAGTAGCGATTCGGTTATTGATATCGACGAAAGCGATATTCGTCCTGTAAGTCCCAAGCGTCGTCCACGTCCTAGTGGTGATAATGCCAATGGCGACCGTCCTAGAAATCGCAATAGTGAAACTGATGGTTTTACCAATAGCGAGCCATCTAGCAAGGACAATGTTACATCTGGACGCAGACGTAGACCATCAACTCGTCCATCCTATCCAAATACTGAAATTTCCGATACTGACGATTTTTAA
- a CDS encoding photosystem II reaction center X protein → MTQSLTNFLGSLVAGAVVLGLIFAALYVVSQKDKVIRRG, encoded by the coding sequence ATGACACAATCTTTAACTAACTTTCTAGGCAGCCTTGTTGCAGGTGCTGTAGTTCTTGGTCTCATTTTCGCAGCATTGTATGTTGTTAGCCAAAAGGACAAAGTTATCCGTCGTGGTTAA